A single Lolium perenne isolate Kyuss_39 chromosome 6, Kyuss_2.0, whole genome shotgun sequence DNA region contains:
- the LOC127310000 gene encoding putative FBD-associated F-box protein At5g56440, translating to MEHDRISLLPDCMLGSIVSLLPLKDAASTMVLSRRWRHIWSSLPLDLDLDIRSRHKGLLSDPLNDSRVISAILSSHGDGAAPIRRCFHAGTRADCSTGDWVQILSQRRMDGSLVLKFAIVGARPPLPLVLLASAGAALRHLDLEWCRVRGIIPPTGLAFPNLEKLRLSRMVIPERLLNAIIAACSALRELYLDSVYELRRFVPRSRTLTHLYIRPEVPLDEISFRDTPNLEKLVFLFVDVWRLYPAIVTKPGLPSRVDLVLPPLDSPSFAIMPKSSISIVTTLHLTIKFSDGEELRKASDMLSLFPALQVLRILCFSSSSSEDEDIFGQWQPAADKIMCLNKHLKRVVFVEYRGTKGEMEFSRFLMAGAKVLTRMQILYSGNWSDKRISTQKDLICMGGRASSEAQVNFEKFSHTIHGNLRNVRCHVHQLCIV from the exons ATGGAGCACGACCGTATCAGCCTCCTCCCCGATTGCATGCTAGGCAGCATCGTCTCCCTCCTTCCGCTCAAGGACGCCGCCTCCACCATGGTGCTCTCCCGGCGCTGGCGACACATATGGTCGTCCCTACCGCTGGACCTCGACCTCGACATCAGGTCTCGCCACAAGGGTCTGCTCTCCGATCCATTAAACGACAGCCGCGTAATATCAGCCATCCTCTCCTCCCACGGCGACGGAGCGGCGCCTATCCGACGCTGCTTCCACGCAGGCACCCGCGCAGACTGCTCGACCGGCGACTGGGTGCAGATCCTATCGCAGAGGCGCATGGATGGCAGCCTCGTCCTCAAGTTCGCGATCGTCGGGGCGCGTCCGCCGCTTCCCCTTGTCCTGCTGGCGAGCGCCGGCGCCGCGCTCCGACACTTGGACCTCGAATGGTGCCGTGTCCGCGGCATCATCCCTCCTACGGGTCTGGCGTTCCCTAACCTAGAAAAGCTCCGCCTGTCCCGCATGGTGATCCCCGAGAGGCTGCTGAACGCCATAATCGCCGCCTGCTCTGCACTCCGGGAGCTGTACCTTGACAGCGTCTATGAGCTCCGCCGCTTTGTCCCACGCTCCCGTACCCTCACCCACTTGTACATCAGGCCGGAGGTCCCGCTCGACGAGATCTCCTTCAGGGACACGCCAAATCTTGAAAAACTCGTCTTCTTGTTTGTCGACGTGTGGCGCCTATATCCCGCCATTGTCACAAAACCTGGCCTGCCTTCTAGGGTAGACCTTGTACTTCCACCGCTAGATTCGCCCAGCTTTGCGATTATGCCTAAG AGTTCGATATCCATCGTAACAACACTCCATCTCACCATCAAATTCAGCGATGGTGAGGAACTCAGGAAGGCTTCCGACATGTTAAGCTTATTCCCAGCTTTGCAGGTTCTTCGGATTTTG TGCTTCAGCTCTAGTTCGAGCGAGGATGAAGACATATTTGGGCAGTGGCAACCGGCAGCTGACAAAATTATGTGCCTAAATAAGCATCTCAAACGTGTGGTATTTGTAGAGTATCGTGGCACTAAAGGGGAGATGGAATTTTCAAGATTCCTCATGGCCGGAGCAAAAGTTTTAACAAGAATGCAAATACTTTATTCTGGTAACTGGAGTGATAAGAGAATCAGCACCCAGAAGGACTTGATATGTATGGGTGGTAGAGCATCGTCCGAAGCTCAAGTTAACTTTGAGAAGTTCAGTCACACCATACATGGTAATCTAAGAAATGTTCGCTGCCATGTGCACCAACTTTGCATAGTTTGA
- the LOC127305984 gene encoding uncharacterized protein, with protein MATGPGKDQDDPVHVNQLHQSKDSKTSPNAAFTTGAPRAAPAEFASPPPPSGVELSGEGRIPGIDGSGSAASAVNGEGKKVAPLSPPSSSRGSRDSTSSADAADTEESTNASSRLPSPAPPLERVDEQPGEGSSPGADRKGEKAAVLTQASCSRDSERSDFSTSTTSSSADAEAAEVVSRKADEKQVICPPATEEKFLKQFTSRCNLKLSEDISENGYDDNCFNSKRKLGNKIPLMVFAEQYNNNTTFMQKFEILHEKYHFVRLADGDGSCFYRSFIFSYLEKAVAIPDKDVRTNEAIRLRERIENAMHSCLRGLHRMTDAQFERAFSGSEFVMTLIEDGLSAEELHERELADSITSKILPLLRTLAEIELCAKESYYKWFLTDHFSIFELCADEVRPDVGEASHLTIVALVNAIGIAVTMGIVDMTDGGIEMTFSPESGNVSPVAATVLYMPGHYNVLYES; from the exons ATGGCGACAGGTCCAGGAAAAGACCAGGACGACCCGGTCCATGTGAACCAGCTACACCAGAGCAAGGATTCCAAGACCAGCCCAAATGCCGCCTTCACCACTGGGGCGCCGCGCGCCGCCCCGGCCGAGTTCGCCTCGCCGCCACCTCCTTCCGGCGTCGAGCTGTCCGGGGAGGGAAGAATCCCCGGTATCGATGGCTCGGGCTCCGCCGCCTCGGCGGTCAACGGAGAGGGCAAGAAGGTCGCCCCTCTTTCTCCCCCATCTTCCTCTCGTGGCTCCAGGGACAGTACGTCCTCCGCCGACGCCGCGGATACCGAGGAAAGTACCAATGCCTCCTCTCGGCTACCTTCCCCCGCCCCGCCCCTCGAGCGGGTCGACGAGCAGCCCGGAGAGGGCAGTAGCCCAGGTGCCGACCGAAAGGGGGAGAAGGCCGCTGTTCTTACTCAGGCGTCTTGCTCGCGTGATTCAGAGCGGAGCGACTTTTCCAcatccaccacctcctcctccgccgaCGCTGAGGCGGCCGAAGTCGTCAGCAGGAAGGCGGACGAAAAACAG GTGATATGCCCCCCGGCCACCGAAGAGAAATTCTTGAAGCAGTTCACAAGTCGTTGCAATTTGAAG CTGTCAGAAGACATTTCTGAGAATGGTTATGATGATAATTGCTTCAACAGCAAGCGCAAACTAGGAAACAAG ATACCTCTGATGGTATTTGCTGAGCAATATAATAACAACACCACTTTCATGCAAAAGTTCGAG ATTCTTCATGAAAAGTATCATTTCGTCAGACTGGCAGATGGTGATGGGAGTTGCTTCTACCGATCTTTCATTTTCAGCTACTTG GAAAAGGCTGTAGCAATACCAGATAAAGATGTCCGTACAAATGAAGCTATACGTCTCAGAGAGCGAATTGAGAATGCTATGCACAGTTGTCTTCGTGGACTTCATAGGATGACAGATGCGCAATTTGAGCGCGCCTTTTCT GGATCGGAGTTTGTGATGACATTAATTGAAGATGG GCTCTCTGCTGAAGAATTGCATGAGAGAGAGTTGGCCGACAGTATCACATCAAAAA TTTTGCCCCTTCTTAGGACACTTGCCGAGATTGAGCTTTGTGCAAAGGAGAGCTATTATAAGTGGTTTCTGACCGACCATTTCTCGATTTTTGAG TTATGTGCTGATGAAGTACGTCCTGACGTTGGCGAAGCTAGCCACCTTACCATTGTGGCGCTTGTCAATGCCATCGGGATTGCCGTCACCATGGGCATAGTTGACATGACTGATGGTGGTATTGAGATGACATTTTCACCTGAATCTGGGAACGTGTCACCAGTTGCAGCCACCGTGTTGTACATGCCTGGGCACTACAATGTTTTGTATGAATCGTGA